The Devosia sp. genome segment GGGTGAGGAACAGGGCGCCATGCGCGGGCAGGCGGGCGGCGATCCAGTCCATCAATTCGGAATGGTCGGCATGGGCGGAGTAATTGCCCATGGATCGTACGGCCGCCCGCACCGGTATCTGCGTGCCGTGAATCCGCACTTCCTTGGCGCCCGAGAGGATGATCTGGCCGAGCGTGCCCGGGGCCTGATAGCCGACGAACAGCACCGTCGCATTGGAGCGGATGAGATTGTTGCGCAGGTGGTGCTTGATGCGGCCGGCATCGGCCATGCCGGAGGCCGACATGATGATGGCGCCGCCCTTGATGGCGTTGAGGGCCTTGCTGTCCTCCACCGCCTCGATGATCCGGAACCGCTCGTCGTTGAACAGTTCGTCTGCGGAAAGCTCGGTGTCCTCGAACATCTTGGAATATTTGCGATAGACGCCGGTCACCTTGCTGGCGAGGGGGCTATCAAGCACGACGAGGCGCGGATCGATCTCCCCCTGCTTGATTAGCAGGCCAATGTCATGCAGCAGTTCCTGGCTGCGCTCGACGGCAAAGGCGGGAATGACGAGATTGCCGCCACGGCTCATGGCCAGGTTGATCTCGGCCTTCAGCGCCTCGCGGCGCTGGACCAGGGTATAGTCCTCGCGGTCGCGGCCGCCATAGGTGCTTTCGCAGAGGATATAGTCGAAGCCGGCCGGGCCTTCGGGCTCGGCGTAAAACACCTTTTCGTCCGGACCGATATCGCCTGAGAACATCAGGCGCACCGGCTTGCCCTGGCCGTCGCTCACCTCGACCTCGATGGAGGCAGAGCCGATGATGTGGCCGGCATTCCAATAGCGGGCCCGCACGCCCGGACCCGGCTCGAACCATTGGTCATACTGGCAGTGCTGGCGGTGCTTGAGGGCTTCCTCGGCATCTTCCATGCGATAGAGAGGCTGCGCCGGCTCCTCCCCGCGCCGCGCCCGTTTTTTGGTTTCGCGCTCGGCTTCGCTTTCCTGGATACCGGCCCCGTCGGG includes the following:
- a CDS encoding MBL fold metallo-hydrolase is translated as MTVTLHFHGAAGTVTGSCYRIVHPGGQFLVDCGLFQGNKSVRDLNLKPTPFDPKSIDFLLLTHAHIDHAGLLPKLYAEGWRGPMWMTAPTAGLLEYLLPDGAGIQESEAERETKKRARRGEEPAQPLYRMEDAEEALKHRQHCQYDQWFEPGPGVRARYWNAGHIIGSASIEVEVSDGQGKPVRLMFSGDIGPDEKVFYAEPEGPAGFDYILCESTYGGRDREDYTLVQRREALKAEINLAMSRGGNLVIPAFAVERSQELLHDIGLLIKQGEIDPRLVVLDSPLASKVTGVYRKYSKMFEDTELSADELFNDERFRIIEAVEDSKALNAIKGGAIIMSASGMADAGRIKHHLRNNLIRSNATVLFVGYQAPGTLGQIILSGAKEVRIHGTQIPVRAAVRSMGNYSAHADHSELMDWIAARLPAHGALFLTHGEDEERQALRAALTAANKLGGDQVILPQLDDYFELTTAGIGAVKAPAIRRVDPKQMPSDWHNAFSDFTIRLSQRLHDLPDDQKLAMMVALQQKLSALGAEPSPPAVPTPVTPVESKAYDE